The Candidatus Parcubacteria bacterium genome contains a region encoding:
- the ruvB gene encoding Holliday junction branch migration DNA helicase RuvB, which produces MIISKKNNCILKKDKSCKDDEILDNALRPKNWEEYIGQEKLKKNLRIIIQAAKQRKEAPDHLLFYGSPGLGKSTISHLIAKEMEADIKTTSGPAIEKAGDLASILTNLEDGDVLFIDEIHRLNKVCEEIFYPAMEDFKLNLILGKGPMARTMEMKLPSFTLIGATTRLALLSSPLRNRFGAIFQIDFYDSKDIEKIVEHSSKILNIAIEPKAVTIIAKCSRYTPRVANRLLKRIRDFAQVEGDGIIDEKITKSAMKFLEIDELGLEPGDRKIIQTIIKKFEGGPVGLKTLSAATSEEEDTILDIYEPYLMQLGFIERTPKGRMATLNAYKHLGIKYKREQNLL; this is translated from the coding sequence ATGATTATATCTAAAAAAAACAATTGTATTCTAAAAAAAGATAAATCCTGCAAAGATGACGAAATTTTAGATAATGCTTTACGGCCAAAAAACTGGGAAGAATATATCGGCCAGGAAAAATTAAAGAAAAATCTAAGAATAATTATTCAAGCAGCCAAGCAAAGAAAGGAAGCTCCTGACCACTTGCTTTTCTACGGAAGCCCTGGACTTGGAAAAAGCACAATTTCCCATCTCATTGCTAAAGAAATGGAAGCTGATATTAAAACTACCTCTGGCCCAGCCATTGAAAAAGCTGGCGATTTAGCTTCTATTCTAACCAATCTTGAAGATGGTGATGTTCTTTTCATTGATGAAATCCACCGTTTAAACAAGGTCTGCGAAGAAATATTTTACCCGGCAATGGAGGATTTTAAACTGAATCTTATCTTGGGAAAAGGCCCAATGGCAAGAACAATGGAAATGAAGCTGCCCAGCTTTACTTTAATAGGGGCAACAACCCGTTTAGCTCTTTTATCATCGCCTCTAAGAAACCGTTTTGGCGCTATTTTCCAAATTGATTTTTATGACTCCAAAGATATTGAGAAAATTGTTGAGCACTCCAGTAAAATTCTAAACATAGCGATAGAGCCAAAAGCAGTTACAATAATCGCTAAATGCTCGCGTTATACTCCTAGGGTAGCCAACCGCTTGCTGAAAAGAATTAGAGATTTCGCCCAGGTAGAAGGCGATGGAATTATTGATGAAAAAATCACTAAATCAGCTATGAAGTTTTTAGAAATTGATGAGCTTGGATTAGAGCCAGGCGATAGAAAAATTATTCAAACAATTATTAAAAAATTTGAAGGAGGTCCAGTAGGATTAAAAACCCTGTCAGCTGCTACTTCTGAAGAAGAAGACACTATTTTAGACATCTACGAGCCATACTTAATGCAATTAGGATTTATAGAAAGAACTCCTAAGGGAAGAATGGCTACTTTGAATGCTTATAAACATCTTGGGATAAAATATAAGAGAGAACAGAATCTGCTTTAA